One stretch of Paenibacillus sp. FSL R5-0341 DNA includes these proteins:
- a CDS encoding glutathione peroxidase, with amino-acid sequence MTVYDYKVNTLRGQEVEMSDYRDKVLLIVNTASSCGLTPQFKGLQELQDKFQDAPFEVLGFPSNQFAQEKGSSDDIAEFCQMNYGVSFPMFEKIDVNGSSAHPLFQHLSTEAPGLLGSKAIKWNFTKFLVDQNGQVIKRYAPKTTPDKIEEDIKNLLQK; translated from the coding sequence ATGACAGTCTACGATTACAAAGTGAATACCCTTCGCGGTCAAGAAGTTGAAATGTCCGACTACCGTGACAAAGTGCTCCTGATTGTGAATACGGCAAGCTCATGCGGCCTTACTCCTCAATTCAAAGGTCTGCAAGAACTGCAAGACAAGTTCCAGGATGCTCCATTTGAAGTTCTTGGTTTCCCAAGCAACCAGTTTGCACAGGAAAAAGGTTCTTCCGATGATATTGCCGAGTTCTGTCAGATGAATTATGGCGTAAGCTTCCCTATGTTTGAGAAAATTGATGTGAACGGCTCAAGCGCTCACCCTCTCTTCCAGCACCTTAGCACAGAAGCTCCTGGCCTGCTCGGCTCCAAAGCAATCAAATGGAATTTCACCAAATTCCTTGTGGATCAGAACGGACAGGTCATTAAACGTTATGCTCCCAAAACAACACCGGATAAGATTGAAGAAGATATCAAGAACTTACTCCAAAAATAA
- a CDS encoding ATPase, T2SS/T4P/T4SS family, with protein MTESSNRILDREEQFQIMRREVRAGLDLTSSAGDDELWQGIERKVLTDPKLNDLTSGERHTLVQRLFDSFRGLDILQPLVDHPDITEIMINSHKEIFVEQEGEVSQITLEFESRERLEDIIQMIVSGVNRIVNESSPIVDARLKDGSRVNIVLPPIALKGPTMTIRKFPSEPMKMSDLIAKGALHEEAAELLQQLVRSKYNIFIGGGTGSGKTTFLNALSQFIPADERIITIEDSAELQIVTVPNLVSLETRNANTEGKGQISIRDLIKSSLRMRPNRIVIGEVRGAEALDMLQAMNTGHDGSLSTGHANTISDMISRLETMVLSGADLPIAVVRQQISSAIDIFVHLSRLRDRSRRVTEISEVIGMQDGEVLLNPLFRFQEQEEREGKIIGGLIQVGKLNQVDKIQMAGLGEWLDEYIEQYSVESN; from the coding sequence ATGACGGAGTCATCCAATCGAATACTCGATCGTGAAGAACAGTTTCAGATCATGCGCAGGGAGGTCAGGGCAGGCCTGGATTTAACCTCTTCCGCTGGAGATGATGAACTGTGGCAGGGGATAGAACGCAAAGTTCTTACTGACCCGAAGCTGAATGATTTGACCTCCGGAGAGCGTCATACACTGGTACAGCGATTGTTTGATTCCTTTCGTGGATTGGATATTCTGCAACCGCTCGTGGATCATCCCGATATTACGGAGATTATGATCAATAGTCACAAGGAGATTTTTGTGGAGCAGGAAGGTGAAGTCAGTCAGATCACTCTAGAATTTGAGTCCAGGGAACGACTCGAGGATATTATTCAGATGATTGTGTCCGGGGTAAACCGGATTGTGAATGAGTCTTCTCCAATCGTGGATGCCCGGTTAAAGGATGGATCGCGGGTCAATATCGTGTTGCCGCCCATTGCCTTGAAAGGCCCTACGATGACGATTCGTAAATTTCCGAGTGAGCCGATGAAGATGTCTGATCTGATTGCTAAGGGAGCCTTGCATGAAGAAGCCGCAGAACTGTTGCAACAGTTGGTACGGAGTAAATACAACATCTTCATTGGAGGTGGGACTGGATCGGGAAAGACGACCTTTCTGAACGCATTATCCCAGTTCATCCCTGCCGATGAGCGGATTATAACGATTGAGGATTCGGCTGAACTGCAGATTGTTACGGTACCGAATCTGGTATCACTGGAAACGCGAAATGCAAACACCGAAGGCAAAGGACAGATATCTATTCGGGATCTGATCAAATCTTCCTTACGGATGCGTCCGAACCGGATTGTGATTGGTGAGGTAAGGGGCGCAGAAGCGCTGGATATGTTACAGGCTATGAACACAGGACACGATGGATCGTTGTCAACTGGGCACGCAAACACGATCTCGGACATGATCAGCAGACTCGAAACGATGGTGCTCAGCGGTGCGGATCTTCCCATTGCGGTTGTAAGACAGCAGATTAGTTCGGCAATCGATATTTTTGTGCATCTGTCCCGGCTGCGAGACCGCTCCCGGCGGGTGACGGAGATCAGTGAAGTGATTGGCATGCAGGACGGTGAGGTCTTGCTGAATCCGTTGTTTCGTTTCCAGGAACAAGAAGAGCGGGAAGGCAAAATTATTGGCGGTTTAATACAGGTTGGGAAGTTGAATCAGGTGGATAAAATTCAGATGGCTGGGCTTGGGGAATGGCTGGATGAATACATAGAACAATATAGTGTTGAATCAAATTAA
- a CDS encoding DUF6612 family protein — MKKWTTIFIGALLAVSLAACGNDTDNTATPPATNNETSNEGNTPAEQETKIPTLDELITKTNAATKEMKSFTTEANIDQNLKLDAGEQSQDQQVKTSLKMDIIKDPMMIYQEMNMEMSGQEAQNVKQYITSDKIYSQVGDQWVAIPEAQTSELIEQMKASMNPEGELEQFKKIEEDTEVTEEGDNYVINADVSGDNVKELAKAVMEQNGSDAQMQAMLDQMNITSMKMKYMINKETYLPAGTDVNMVMEMEQNGQKMTMDMKMTSTFSNHDQVEEIKIPQEALDSAK, encoded by the coding sequence TTGAAGAAGTGGACTACAATATTTATCGGGGCATTATTAGCAGTGAGCTTGGCAGCATGCGGTAACGACACAGATAATACGGCAACGCCGCCAGCGACTAACAACGAAACGTCTAACGAGGGCAATACACCTGCGGAGCAGGAAACAAAGATCCCTACCCTAGACGAGTTGATTACCAAAACCAATGCAGCTACCAAAGAAATGAAGAGCTTCACAACCGAAGCAAACATTGATCAGAATCTGAAACTGGATGCTGGTGAACAGTCCCAGGATCAACAGGTTAAAACATCGCTCAAGATGGATATTATCAAAGATCCAATGATGATCTATCAAGAGATGAATATGGAAATGTCCGGCCAGGAAGCGCAGAACGTGAAGCAATATATCACTTCGGATAAAATCTACTCTCAAGTTGGGGATCAATGGGTTGCAATTCCTGAAGCTCAAACGAGTGAACTGATTGAGCAGATGAAAGCAAGCATGAATCCCGAAGGTGAATTAGAGCAATTCAAAAAGATCGAAGAAGATACTGAAGTGACCGAAGAAGGCGACAATTATGTCATTAACGCTGACGTATCCGGTGATAATGTGAAGGAACTGGCCAAAGCCGTGATGGAGCAAAATGGATCGGATGCCCAGATGCAAGCCATGCTTGATCAGATGAATATCACCAGCATGAAGATGAAATATATGATCAACAAAGAAACCTACCTGCCTGCAGGTACGGACGTAAACATGGTCATGGAGATGGAACAGAATGGACAGAAAATGACGATGGACATGAAAATGACGAGTACATTTTCTAACCACGATCAAGTGGAAGAGATCAAGATTCCACAAGAAGCATTGGATAGCGCTAAATAA
- a CDS encoding organic hydroperoxide resistance protein, with translation MEALYTAVATVKGGRTGSVTSSDGVLKHDLKMPKELGGSGGEGTNPEQLFAAGYGACYESALANVARKAGVKLENVVVTSNVSIGKDPADDGFQLSVRLDVSMPGVDHSQAEDLARKAHDFCPYSKATRGNIDVVLNVV, from the coding sequence ATGGAAGCTTTATATACAGCAGTAGCGACAGTTAAAGGTGGACGTACAGGTTCGGTGACTTCTTCGGATGGCGTGCTCAAGCATGATCTGAAAATGCCCAAAGAGCTTGGTGGTTCCGGTGGTGAAGGTACCAACCCTGAGCAACTCTTTGCAGCTGGATATGGGGCTTGTTATGAAAGTGCTCTTGCCAATGTAGCACGCAAAGCGGGCGTAAAATTGGAGAATGTGGTGGTTACAAGTAACGTATCCATAGGTAAAGACCCTGCGGATGACGGGTTCCAGTTATCTGTTCGTCTGGACGTGAGTATGCCTGGTGTGGATCACAGTCAAGCCGAAGATCTCGCCCGCAAGGCACATGATTTCTGTCCCTATTCCAAAGCAACACGCGGTAACATTGATGTTGTATTAAACGTGGTCTAA
- a CDS encoding urease accessory UreF family protein: MNRGNKLLDYVKLLDSSIQVGGFTHSFGMDIHIKEGTIRNAEDLESFMRCQLHPSIVRLEGMAIKGIYTAADHKDTWRIALIDKLVHVQRTPGDLREEAATMGKRLIRLARALHPWIDFSQLEQTFAKYDSVGCLSTVHAWINHHLDIPVEAAVLGYLHSAMNACITEASKVIPLNTDTTKDLTVRLAADLENEWNTVSASAADGLAQPTSMSMKSFFPSFHMLGAGLHAYRA, encoded by the coding sequence GTGAACCGTGGGAATAAGCTGCTCGATTATGTTAAACTGCTTGATTCCTCTATTCAGGTTGGAGGGTTCACCCATTCCTTCGGCATGGATATCCATATCAAGGAGGGTACCATTCGTAATGCTGAAGATCTCGAATCATTCATGCGTTGTCAGTTGCACCCCAGCATCGTTCGTCTTGAAGGCATGGCCATCAAAGGCATCTATACCGCAGCAGATCACAAGGATACATGGCGGATAGCCCTGATCGACAAGCTCGTACATGTTCAGCGAACTCCTGGAGATCTCAGAGAAGAAGCTGCTACGATGGGTAAACGATTGATCAGACTCGCACGCGCTCTGCACCCCTGGATTGATTTCAGCCAGCTCGAACAGACCTTCGCCAAATATGATTCGGTTGGCTGCCTCTCCACTGTTCACGCCTGGATTAACCACCACCTCGATATCCCTGTCGAGGCGGCAGTTCTTGGTTATCTGCATTCAGCCATGAATGCCTGCATAACCGAAGCCTCCAAAGTCATTCCCCTGAACACTGATACAACCAAAGATCTGACGGTACGCCTGGCCGCAGATCTGGAGAATGAATGGAACACCGTCAGCGCCTCGGCTGCGGATGGACTGGCACAGCCAACCTCGATGTCCATGAAATCGTTTTTCCCCAGTTTCCATATGCTTGGAGCTGGACTTCATGCCTACAGGGCCTAA
- a CDS encoding thiol-disulfide oxidoreductase DCC family protein, whose translation MTANQTDVHQGHPIVLVDGVCHFCQGLTKWIIKRDPEGKYHFASLQSDVAKELLEKGNLSTDSMDTFVLIENGSYYTRSTAALRLAKGLRFPYPLLYVFIIIPKFIRNAVYNWVARNRYRWFGNDEACMLPTPEIKDRFL comes from the coding sequence ATGACAGCAAATCAAACAGATGTGCATCAGGGACATCCCATCGTACTGGTGGATGGCGTCTGTCACTTCTGCCAGGGCTTAACCAAGTGGATTATTAAGCGTGACCCGGAAGGAAAATATCATTTTGCTTCGCTCCAATCCGATGTAGCCAAGGAATTGCTGGAGAAAGGCAATTTGTCGACAGATAGTATGGACACCTTTGTTCTGATTGAAAATGGAAGTTACTATACACGTTCGACCGCCGCGCTGCGATTGGCAAAAGGTCTGAGGTTTCCTTATCCATTGTTATATGTATTCATAATCATACCGAAATTTATTCGTAATGCAGTCTATAACTGGGTTGCGCGCAACCGTTATCGTTGGTTTGGCAATGATGAAGCGTGCATGTTGCCTACACCGGAGATCAAAGATCGGTTTTTGTGA
- a CDS encoding Flp1 family type IVb pilin: protein MMEVLKNKVSAFWKEEDGLGTLELILIIGVIIIIALIFKDQIKTLVERLLKNVSDKSNEFFE from the coding sequence ATGATGGAAGTGTTAAAAAACAAGGTAAGCGCATTTTGGAAAGAAGAGGACGGACTCGGCACGTTGGAGCTGATTCTGATTATCGGGGTTATTATCATTATTGCTTTGATTTTTAAAGACCAAATTAAGACGTTGGTAGAGAGACTGTTGAAGAATGTTAGCGATAAAAGTAATGAGTTTTTCGAATAA
- a CDS encoding HAD family hydrolase, with amino-acid sequence MPDVSGLKWLFFDVGDTLVDEWEPVDDIIGQFVREACALGYPVEIEAVRELFASCYRKYEQWPMRVAIRTFIEDEGHRKQIQDKLKFQKDLERPFPSADSVLQQLSRYYRIGIIANQSPGTEERLESYGLRKYVDVLACSAEEGVSKPDPELYAVALKQAGCEPEEAVMVGDRIDNDIIPARKMGMHTIRIMQGYGRFQPELSDDDRADWTVDSLDQLLPLLIPNQN; translated from the coding sequence ATGCCGGATGTGAGTGGGTTAAAGTGGTTATTTTTTGATGTTGGAGATACGCTGGTGGATGAATGGGAGCCGGTTGATGATATTATCGGACAGTTCGTCCGTGAAGCTTGTGCTTTAGGGTATCCAGTAGAAATTGAGGCGGTACGCGAACTGTTCGCGAGCTGTTACCGGAAATACGAGCAATGGCCCATGAGAGTGGCGATTCGCACATTCATTGAAGACGAGGGCCACCGGAAACAGATTCAGGACAAGCTGAAGTTTCAAAAAGATCTTGAACGTCCTTTTCCTTCAGCGGATTCCGTTCTGCAGCAGTTGTCACGGTATTATCGCATTGGCATTATTGCCAATCAGAGTCCTGGAACGGAAGAGAGACTGGAGAGCTACGGCTTGCGGAAGTATGTTGATGTTCTGGCGTGTTCAGCCGAAGAAGGAGTGTCCAAGCCAGACCCTGAGTTATACGCTGTGGCCTTGAAACAGGCAGGCTGTGAACCAGAGGAAGCTGTCATGGTCGGGGATCGGATCGATAACGACATTATTCCTGCCCGGAAGATGGGTATGCACACGATTCGAATCATGCAGGGTTATGGGAGATTCCAACCGGAACTCTCCGATGACGACCGTGCGGATTGGACCGTTGATTCATTGGATCAGCTCCTGCCGTTACTGATACCAAATCAGAATTAG
- a CDS encoding TadE/TadG family type IV pilus assembly protein: MSFSNNRLKKEEGSFTVEASLIFPVVLFILVLLLFFTMYMYQKTFLNQHAYAASERAAYSWDNSHKQAMTGEFVAGEHDNLYWRLTDDRMLGALFGWAGADNQVSVSIPAGEGGSLSEQKLAQAVQHMPSAMKGTIEYQNSLIQRKVTTKLDQVISLPLPSFLFDSGNRVLTQGSSAVVEPVEFIRTVDLVRYYAAKFKGKGGEAASTAAEAGQVVQHFGKSKK; this comes from the coding sequence ATGAGTTTTTCGAATAACAGGCTGAAGAAGGAAGAAGGGAGCTTCACCGTTGAAGCCTCCCTGATCTTCCCTGTCGTGCTGTTTATTCTTGTGTTGTTGCTCTTTTTCACCATGTACATGTATCAAAAGACATTTTTGAATCAACACGCCTATGCAGCTTCCGAACGTGCAGCCTATAGCTGGGACAACAGCCACAAGCAGGCGATGACGGGTGAATTTGTCGCTGGAGAGCATGACAATCTGTACTGGAGACTGACGGACGATCGTATGCTTGGCGCACTGTTTGGCTGGGCGGGAGCGGACAATCAGGTTAGCGTTTCTATACCAGCTGGTGAAGGTGGAAGTCTCTCGGAACAGAAATTAGCACAAGCGGTGCAACATATGCCCTCTGCCATGAAAGGAACGATTGAATATCAGAATTCTCTGATTCAGCGGAAGGTAACAACCAAGCTGGACCAGGTAATTTCTTTGCCTCTTCCTTCTTTTTTGTTCGATTCAGGTAACCGTGTTCTCACTCAAGGATCATCCGCAGTTGTTGAACCGGTTGAATTCATTCGAACGGTCGATCTGGTCCGTTATTACGCAGCCAAGTTTAAAGGAAAAGGCGGAGAAGCCGCGAGTACTGCTGCGGAAGCAGGGCAGGTTGTACAGCATTTTGGCAAAAGCAAAAAGTGA
- a CDS encoding pilus assembly protein → MNDRDRFGGGIMDKQQQYEKESAQLQIRLTRISRLQRLKSLNKQICSPKKEQGSMVLEASLVLPVFLFFIMFLIFIVQMTLISTALQSTAGEAVKQLSTKIYPVSLVFTPSDSAGGEGSGGGWKIPELSLTEWAEGYASSLPEPLSDWVRSAAASGEQPLQEIKTSVLETVLDPTVKPLLQPFIEPTLLHMERVHVNGVSIPDLKNKTNPYFRLELSYELPVKVPFLSKSLRIQAAAAERVWIGDTGEGSDGGGGDGDTAGSATVLSKPDPAYIGNNATIKVKVEPGATANLTIFYKSGESSAKHIGWATADENGIIEWNWFVGTRTTEGTWSFVVETGDGVKTETTFNVASRK, encoded by the coding sequence TTGAATGATCGGGATCGTTTCGGTGGAGGGATTATGGATAAGCAGCAACAATATGAAAAAGAAAGCGCACAATTGCAGATTCGTTTAACACGAATAAGCAGATTGCAACGATTGAAGTCTCTGAATAAGCAGATATGTTCTCCGAAAAAGGAACAGGGCAGCATGGTTCTGGAAGCTTCACTGGTGTTGCCTGTCTTTCTGTTCTTTATCATGTTTCTCATCTTCATTGTGCAAATGACTCTAATCTCCACAGCGCTGCAAAGTACGGCGGGGGAAGCGGTAAAGCAGCTGTCGACGAAAATATATCCGGTGTCCCTTGTGTTCACACCTTCTGATTCTGCCGGTGGTGAAGGCTCTGGAGGGGGCTGGAAGATACCTGAGTTGTCTCTAACGGAATGGGCAGAAGGTTATGCTTCTTCTCTACCAGAGCCATTAAGTGATTGGGTGCGTTCAGCTGCGGCCAGTGGTGAACAACCGCTACAGGAGATCAAGACATCCGTCTTGGAAACGGTGCTTGATCCGACGGTCAAACCGTTGCTTCAACCATTTATCGAGCCAACGCTGCTGCATATGGAACGTGTGCATGTGAACGGTGTTTCCATACCTGATCTTAAGAACAAAACAAATCCTTATTTCCGACTTGAACTGAGTTATGAATTGCCGGTAAAAGTACCCTTTCTCAGCAAGTCGCTGCGCATTCAGGCTGCTGCGGCAGAACGGGTATGGATTGGAGATACGGGAGAAGGATCAGATGGCGGTGGAGGAGACGGGGATACTGCGGGTTCAGCAACGGTACTGTCGAAGCCTGACCCGGCTTACATAGGCAACAATGCAACGATCAAGGTGAAGGTAGAACCAGGAGCGACAGCCAACTTAACGATATTTTACAAGTCGGGTGAAAGTTCTGCAAAGCACATCGGTTGGGCCACCGCGGATGAGAATGGAATTATTGAATGGAACTGGTTTGTCGGTACTCGGACAACAGAAGGAACATGGAGTTTTGTTGTCGAGACAGGAGACGGTGTCAAGACGGAGACTACGTTTAACGTGGCCTCCAGAAAATAA
- a CDS encoding VOC family protein, protein MIEYAHIHHVSLAVRDLEIAKKFYSGLLGMQEIERPAFRSTGTWYAIGSQQLHLLQHPEGHTLREAGIDTTDGHFAIWVTSYSGTIAWLEQQGIEYEARPDSVAGFAQIFVLDPDRNIIEFDSPYHS, encoded by the coding sequence ATGATTGAATATGCACACATCCACCATGTTAGTCTGGCTGTTCGTGATCTGGAAATCGCGAAGAAGTTCTATTCGGGGTTACTGGGCATGCAGGAGATTGAACGTCCGGCTTTCCGCTCCACGGGTACATGGTACGCTATCGGGAGTCAGCAGCTTCATCTGTTACAGCACCCGGAGGGTCACACGCTGCGCGAGGCTGGTATTGATACAACAGACGGTCACTTTGCGATCTGGGTCACCAGTTATTCAGGAACTATAGCTTGGCTGGAGCAGCAGGGAATTGAGTATGAAGCGAGACCTGACAGTGTAGCTGGATTCGCGCAAATTTTTGTACTTGATCCCGATCGTAACATTATTGAGTTTGACTCACCATATCACTCTTAA
- a CDS encoding type II secretion system F family protein encodes MLFPVIVAGMLGAGWLVLDRTRGQTYRHLRKLDMEGLRLKKLHGPFLFLLDKFEIGRRLPVLMFRMQHAIQKMYGIQHSGEKTMLYCAEMLTYTWLMLMVGCLLTLVGDMGIGGMVGGLALGIALPFALYKDLNTKVQRRDQDILMELPELLNRIVLLVGAGETVQRAIVHCVTSQGERDHPLYNELRKTVGDWNNGYSFQQSFEQFSRRCGVQEVTIFTTTVLLNFRRGGGDFVLALRDLSHVLWEKRKAVSRSKGEQASSKLVFPMVLIFFTIVVMIGAPAFMMMNM; translated from the coding sequence ATGCTGTTTCCCGTTATAGTCGCAGGGATGCTCGGAGCGGGATGGCTGGTGCTGGATCGAACCCGGGGACAGACCTACCGGCATCTGCGCAAGCTGGATATGGAAGGATTACGACTGAAGAAATTGCATGGACCTTTCCTGTTTCTATTGGACAAGTTCGAGATTGGACGCAGATTGCCTGTGCTCATGTTTCGAATGCAACATGCCATTCAGAAAATGTATGGCATACAGCACAGTGGGGAGAAAACGATGCTCTATTGTGCTGAAATGCTGACCTATACGTGGCTCATGTTGATGGTAGGTTGTCTGTTAACACTCGTTGGAGATATGGGCATCGGAGGCATGGTGGGTGGACTCGCGTTGGGTATCGCGTTACCCTTTGCACTCTATAAAGACCTCAATACCAAGGTCCAACGAAGAGATCAGGACATCCTCATGGAGCTGCCCGAGCTGTTGAACCGAATTGTTCTGCTGGTGGGCGCTGGGGAGACCGTTCAGCGTGCCATCGTTCACTGTGTGACAAGCCAGGGAGAACGGGATCATCCGCTGTACAACGAACTCAGAAAGACCGTGGGAGATTGGAATAATGGTTACTCATTTCAACAATCATTTGAACAGTTCAGCCGCCGCTGTGGCGTGCAGGAAGTAACAATTTTTACGACGACGGTGCTGCTGAATTTCCGGCGTGGGGGAGGTGACTTTGTATTGGCGCTGCGGGATCTGTCACATGTGTTGTGGGAGAAACGCAAGGCTGTTAGTCGGTCGAAGGGAGAACAGGCTTCTTCCAAACTGGTGTTTCCGATGGTACTGATCTTTTTTACGATTGTGGTCATGATCGGGGCACCTGCTTTTATGATGATGAATATGTAG
- a CDS encoding zinc ribbon domain-containing protein: MSIEEMIERRFVCTKCRGTDCNIKEASMSGAGLSKVFDTQHNHYLFVGCASCGYVEIFDPDVLKGKKQGQVGTILDILFGG, encoded by the coding sequence ATGAGTATTGAAGAGATGATCGAGCGTCGATTTGTATGTACGAAATGCAGGGGCACGGATTGTAACATTAAGGAAGCTTCCATGTCAGGAGCAGGCCTGAGCAAGGTGTTCGATACTCAGCATAACCACTACCTGTTTGTGGGCTGTGCTTCCTGCGGGTATGTTGAAATTTTTGATCCGGATGTCTTGAAAGGGAAAAAACAGGGGCAGGTCGGGACTATTCTGGATATTCTGTTTGGCGGGTAG
- a CDS encoding Nramp family divalent metal transporter, whose protein sequence is MAPSLGEAHSSMKVPQNAAWWKKFLAFVGPGYLVAVGYMDPGNWATDIAGGSQFGYTLLSVILLSNLMAVVLQSLAGKLGIVTGRDLAQACRERFSMPVVMMLWILCELAIAATDLAEVIGSAIALKLLFNIPMLYGVIITAVDVLLILVLQNKGFRALETLVIVLMATIALCFGIDLFLAKPDMGGVLHGFVPNVEILQNPAMLYIAIGIIGATVMPHNLYLHSSIVQTRQIEQTPQGKKEAIRYSTMDSTIALTLALFINAAILIVSAAVFHSAGMTQVAEIADAYHLLTPLLGTTVASILFGVALLASGQNSTLTGTLAGQIVMEGFLNIRIPAWLRRLVTRLIAIIPAVIVTAIAGEHGTEELLILSQVVLSLQLPFAVIPLVMFTSDKKSMGAFANKLWLKIISWIIAAVIVVLNVYLIIQTIRLF, encoded by the coding sequence ATGGCCCCTTCGCTCGGAGAAGCGCATAGCTCCATGAAGGTTCCGCAGAATGCTGCATGGTGGAAGAAATTCCTCGCCTTTGTAGGCCCCGGATACCTCGTTGCCGTAGGCTACATGGACCCCGGCAACTGGGCAACGGATATTGCAGGCGGCTCGCAGTTTGGGTATACCTTGCTGTCCGTCATTCTGCTCTCAAATCTGATGGCCGTTGTCCTTCAGTCGCTGGCTGGCAAGCTCGGCATCGTCACTGGACGGGATCTGGCTCAAGCCTGTCGCGAACGATTCAGCATGCCGGTCGTCATGATGTTATGGATTCTGTGTGAGCTTGCCATTGCAGCCACTGATTTGGCTGAGGTTATAGGTTCTGCCATCGCGTTAAAGCTGTTATTTAACATCCCCATGTTATACGGCGTGATCATCACCGCAGTCGATGTACTCCTGATACTCGTCCTGCAAAACAAAGGCTTCCGCGCTTTGGAGACACTCGTCATTGTGCTGATGGCAACCATTGCCCTATGCTTCGGGATTGACCTGTTCCTGGCGAAACCGGATATGGGCGGTGTTCTGCACGGTTTTGTACCGAATGTCGAGATTCTGCAAAATCCGGCTATGCTCTATATCGCTATTGGTATTATTGGAGCAACCGTAATGCCGCATAATCTGTACCTGCATTCTTCCATTGTGCAGACCCGTCAGATTGAACAGACACCACAGGGCAAAAAAGAAGCCATTCGGTACTCCACCATGGACTCTACGATCGCGCTGACACTGGCCCTGTTCATCAATGCAGCTATCCTGATTGTATCTGCCGCTGTATTTCACAGTGCTGGTATGACGCAGGTTGCCGAGATCGCTGATGCCTATCATCTGCTGACCCCTCTATTAGGTACTACGGTTGCAAGTATCCTGTTCGGTGTGGCTCTGTTAGCATCAGGTCAGAACTCTACCCTCACAGGTACACTCGCTGGACAAATAGTTATGGAAGGTTTCCTGAACATTCGAATTCCGGCTTGGCTGCGCAGACTGGTCACCCGTCTGATCGCCATCATCCCGGCGGTGATTGTCACAGCCATTGCAGGAGAACACGGCACAGAAGAACTACTCATTTTGAGCCAGGTCGTGCTTTCTCTTCAATTACCTTTTGCTGTAATTCCCCTGGTGATGTTCACAAGTGATAAAAAAAGCATGGGTGCATTCGCCAACAAATTGTGGCTCAAAATCATCTCATGGATCATTGCCGCTGTTATCGTTGTGCTGAATGTATATCTGATCATTCAGACGATCCGGTTGTTCTAA
- a CDS encoding type II secretion system F family protein: MLGEARQMLTDYTVYTLSRRQRMVCMLISGLLFFGIGILFYHHWLAGAILAAGCIWVPKHWTKVLLERRRMTLSLHFKQALYALSSALAAGKSVENGFKESVEDLRMLNPEADTDLIREFTILRTRLEYGQPIEEALQDFSDRAQVEDITNFADVFITCKRTGGDLVEVVRRTSAVIGEKLDIQQDIMVAVSQKKFESKVMFAAPFIFLIFLNLTAKDFMEPLYSGMGYLISSGALAVLACCYLWVTRIMDIKV, encoded by the coding sequence ATGTTGGGTGAAGCCAGACAGATGTTGACGGATTACACCGTATATACGCTTTCCCGGAGACAACGAATGGTCTGTATGCTGATTAGTGGTTTGCTGTTCTTTGGAATCGGAATTCTGTTCTACCATCACTGGTTGGCTGGAGCAATTCTGGCTGCGGGCTGTATATGGGTACCCAAACATTGGACTAAGGTGCTGTTAGAACGAAGAAGGATGACACTCAGTTTACATTTTAAGCAAGCGTTATATGCATTGTCTTCGGCACTGGCCGCAGGTAAATCTGTGGAAAATGGATTCAAGGAATCGGTGGAGGATTTGCGGATGTTGAACCCGGAAGCGGATACCGATCTGATTCGTGAGTTCACGATATTGCGAACACGGCTGGAGTATGGACAACCGATTGAAGAGGCGCTACAGGATTTCTCGGATCGGGCGCAGGTTGAGGATATTACGAATTTTGCAGACGTGTTCATTACGTGCAAACGAACTGGCGGGGATCTGGTTGAGGTTGTACGTCGTACATCTGCGGTGATTGGTGAGAAGCTGGACATTCAGCAGGATATTATGGTCGCGGTATCGCAGAAAAAGTTCGAATCAAAGGTGATGTTTGCCGCTCCATTTATTTTTCTGATATTTCTCAATCTGACCGCCAAGGATTTTATGGAGCCTCTATATAGCGGGATGGGATATCTCATCTCTAGTGGTGCATTGGCAGTACTGGCCTGCTGTTATCTGTGGGTTACTCGAATTATGGATATCAAAGTATAA